In a single window of the Meleagris gallopavo isolate NT-WF06-2002-E0010 breed Aviagen turkey brand Nicholas breeding stock unplaced genomic scaffold, Turkey_5.1 ChrUn_random_7180001865818, whole genome shotgun sequence genome:
- the LOC100547453 gene encoding methionine--tRNA ligase, cytoplasmic-like — protein AAAALGGALGHIERSLAGRGTAYLAGEAESVADVVVWGTLFPVLRDEAVPVAEPLQSWFRSMTLSEACRNAADTVLLPQRLQEFTACLQKLPPPRPPPDTATGSEEDDISEQALTEEDVAAAVDAWSRGAAALPKPWRPLKPVLPVEGMRNVLITSALPYVNNVPHLGNIIGCVLSADAFARYCRLRNWNTLYVCGTDEYGTATETKAVEEGLTPRQICDKYHAVHADIYRWFDISFDCFGRTTTPQQTAISQDIFQRLQARGFVLQDTVQQLHCAGCQRFLADRFVEGICPFCAYQEARGDQCDKCGKLINAVELKTPRCKLCGGSPAVRPTRHLFLDLPKLEERLQPWLENCWATGNWTANARYITRSWIRDGLRPRCITRDLQWGTPVPLDGFRDKVFYVWFDAPIGYLSITANYTEHWERWWKNPQQVGAHRRPPQALRGGAGKTPNPPTQSDPPSVPGTAPTDPSRIQELTEQVAEQGDCVRRLKASGADRARIDSEVGKLLALKRELALAQNASPDSKGKK, from the exons GCGGCGGCGGCGCTGGGAGGAGCGCTGGGCCACATCGAGAGGAGCTTGGCTGGGAGAGGCACGGCGTACCTGGCCGGG gaggctgagtCGGTGGCGGACGTGGTGGTGTGGGGCACGCTGTTCCCTGTGCTCCGAGATGAAGCTGTGCCTGTGG CTGAGCCGCTGCAGAGCTGGTTCCGGAGCATGACGCTCTCGGAGGCGTGCAGGAACGCTGCCGACACCGTGCTGCTGCCGCAGCGCCTGCAGGAATTCACGGCCTGCCTGCAGAAGCTGCCCCCGCCGCGGCCACCGCCGGACACGGCCACAGGCAGTGAG GAGGACGACATATCGGAGCAGGCGCTGACGGAGGAGGAcgtggcagcagctgtggatgcCTGGAGTCGCGGTGCTGCTGCGCTGCCCAAACCCTGGAGGCCTCTGAAACCCGT GTTGCCGGTGGAGGGCATGAGGAACGTGCTGATCACCAGCGCCCTGCCCTACGTCAACAACGTGCCGCACCTGGGCAACATCATCGGCTGCGTCCTCAGCGCCGACGCCTTCGCCAG GTACTGCCGCCTGCGGAACTGGAACACGCTGTACGTGTGCGGCACCGACGAGTACGGCACGGCCACCGAGACCAAGGCGGTGGAGGAGGGGCTGACGCCGCGGCAGATCTGTGACAAATACCACGCCGTGCACGCCGACATCTACCGCTGGTTCGACATCTCCTTCGACTGCTTCGGCCGCACCACCACGCCGCAGCAGACCGC CATTTCACAGGACATCTTCCAGCGCCTGCAGGCCCGTGGCTTCGTGCTGCAGGACACggtgcagcagctgcactgcgcCGGCTGCCAGCGCTTCCTGGCCGACCGCTTTGTGGAGGGCATCTGTCCCTTCTGCGCCTACCAGGAGGCGCGCGGCGATCAGTGCGACAAATGCGGCAAGCTCATCAACGCCGTGGAGCTGAAG ACTCCTCGCTGCAAGCTGTGCGGTGGCAGCCCTGCGGTGCGGCCCACCCGGCATCTCTTCCTTGACCTCCCCAAG ctggaggagcgGCTGCAGCCGTGGCTGGAGAACTGCTGGGCCACGGGGAACTGGACGGCCAACGCCCGCTACATCACGCGCTCCTGGATCCGTGATGGGCTGCGGCCACGCTGCATCACACGGGACCTGCAGTGGGGCACACCTGTGCCTCTGGATGGCTTCCGGGACAAG GTGTTCTACGTGTGGTTCGACGCTCCCATCGGGTATCTGTCCATCACTGCCAACTACACGGAGCACTGGGAGCGCTGGTGGAAGAACCCGCAGCAGGTGGGGG CGCATCGACGCCCTCCGCAAGCGCTTCGGGGGGGGGCAG GCAAAACCCCCAACCCCCCCACGCAGTCAGACCCTCCCTCAGTGCCAGGCACGGCTCCCACTGACCCCAGCCGCATCCAGGAGCTGACAGAGCAGGTGGCCGAGCAG GGCGACTGCGTGCGGCGGCTGAAGGCGAGCGGGGCGGACAGGGCGCGCATCGACAGCGAGGTGGGGAAACTGCTGGCCCTGAAACGGGAGCTGGCGCTGGCTCAGAACGCGAGCCCCGacagcaaagggaagaagtaa
- the LOC104916026 gene encoding protein ADP-ribosylarginine hydrolase-like, with the protein TVLHLATAEGLSSGLEGDALLQELAWRYVAAMEDMEGRKPGPSSILGTSQLRPGEPHGYRIPFNPTGTGCGAAMRSLAIGLRYPRPEELPTLIQVSIESGRMTHHHPTGYLGALAVALFGALGVRGEPPEVWGAELLRVLPHAWDYVEGEGVNVGDNAAAWDFFGDSWRRYLDSRGLLEGCGPPRVPSLPTPEDRDAEYARWALDGWAGRSGHDAPMVALEALLAAGDSWEELCARAVLHVPWEEYKEAADLCRVGAGEAETRTDLTLPWDAKKNKKGFYGHLDQKGEVQEGKTRREEHRQVVNNRQGEG; encoded by the exons ACCGTGCTGCATCTCGCGACAGCCGAGGGGCTGAGCAGCG GGCTGGAGGGCGACgcgctgctgcaggagctggcatGGCGCTACGTGGCGGCCATGGAGGACATGGAGGGCCGCAAACCGGgccccagcagcatcctgg GAACGTCGCAGCTGCGTCCCGGGGAGCCCCACGGCTACCGCATCCCCTTCAACCCCACCGGCACCGGCTGTGGGGCGGCCATGCGCAGCCTGGCTATAGGGCTCAG ATACCCGCGCCCGGAGGAGCTGCCGACGCTGATCCAGGTGAGCATTGAGAGCGGGCGCATGACCCACCACCACCCCACAG GGTACCTGGGCGCGTTGGCCGTGGCGCTGTTTGGGGCGCTGGGGGTCCGCGGGGAGCCCCCCGAGGTGTGGGGTGCCGAGCTGCTGCGCGTCCTGCCCCACGCCTGGGATTACGTGGAGGGTGAAGGGGTGAACGTGGGGGACAACGCCGCTGCCTGGGACTTCTTTGGGGACAGCTGGCGCCG GTACCTGGACTCGCGCGGTCTCCTGGAGGGCTGCGGTCCCCCCCGCGTGCCGTCCCTGCCGACCCCGGAGGATCGCGACGCCGAGTACGCGCGCTGGGCGCTGGACGGCTGGGCGGGACGCAGCGGGCACGACGCGCCCATGGTGGCCCTGGAGGCGCTGCTGGCGGCCGGGGACAGCTGGGAGGAGCTGTGCGCCCGCGCCGTGCTGCACG TACCGTGGGAGGAGTATAAGGAAGCCGCCGATCTGTGTAGGGTTGGGGCCGGGGAAGCAGAAACCCGGACTGACCTGACCTTGCCTTGGGATgccaagaagaacaagaaaggcttctatgGACACCTCGACCAGAAAGGGGAAGTCCAGGAGGGCAAAACCCGCAGAGAGGAACACAGGCAGGTTGTTAACAACAGACAAGGGGAAGGCTGA